The Virgibacillus phasianinus genome includes a window with the following:
- a CDS encoding IS200/IS605 family accessory protein TnpB-related protein: protein MKQVKTIKNKILSHSEKSFEPTLIIYREALKFTVDVVNKEWSILEGSSTKEAIRIIEKLMHQTKSNPSPKYNFTLCFYKFPSYLRRAAISKSFGIVNSYRSNYKNWENEKSKAIADGKAFNKKPSKLGVDYNEFPVFYKDNMFIRTDVDEAKIKVYLNHDWVWVKVKFNNKNLKNRNITDWKENNPTLIKVGKKYFINFSYEKEIKLNKTKLKDQTIISVDLGITNSAVCSVMRSDGTVIGCRFINQPLEKDRLRITVNKLKKAQRLSGKIEAPNYWRKINGLQNHIKVNTAVEIVKFADLHQASVIVFEYLGKMKLPSGVYGAKRLRHKLHYWSKIGIQSKVEEMAHYRGIRIRRVNAKYTSALAFDGSGEVKRNNKKDLATFKSGKVYHADLSASYNIGARYFVREILKSFSEKKRLRLKAKVPSIVARTRLTLASLISLHQALSTKGALTKA from the coding sequence ATGAAGCAGGTCAAAACGATCAAAAATAAAATTTTATCGCACAGTGAAAAATCGTTCGAACCAACGCTTATTATTTATCGAGAAGCTTTAAAATTTACTGTCGATGTTGTCAATAAAGAATGGTCTATTCTTGAAGGTTCGAGTACAAAGGAAGCTATACGTATTATTGAAAAACTTATGCACCAAACGAAGAGCAACCCTTCTCCGAAATATAATTTTACGCTTTGTTTTTATAAGTTTCCTTCCTATCTTCGAAGGGCTGCAATCTCGAAGTCCTTTGGGATTGTGAACAGTTATCGTTCTAATTATAAAAATTGGGAGAATGAAAAGTCTAAAGCCATTGCCGACGGCAAGGCGTTTAATAAAAAACCTTCTAAGTTAGGTGTAGATTATAACGAGTTTCCTGTTTTTTATAAGGATAATATGTTTATTCGCACGGATGTTGATGAAGCGAAAATAAAAGTATATCTGAATCACGATTGGGTTTGGGTAAAAGTTAAGTTCAACAACAAAAACTTAAAAAACAGGAACATCACCGATTGGAAAGAAAATAATCCAACGCTTATTAAAGTTGGAAAAAAATATTTTATTAACTTTTCTTATGAAAAAGAGATCAAATTAAATAAAACGAAACTTAAAGATCAAACGATTATTTCCGTAGACTTAGGAATAACAAATTCCGCGGTTTGTTCAGTAATGCGTTCAGACGGAACTGTCATTGGCTGTAGGTTTATTAACCAGCCATTAGAAAAAGACCGCTTGAGAATAACTGTTAACAAACTTAAAAAAGCGCAGCGATTATCTGGTAAGATAGAAGCTCCAAATTACTGGAGAAAGATTAACGGATTACAGAATCATATCAAAGTAAATACTGCGGTAGAAATCGTCAAATTTGCTGACCTTCATCAAGCATCCGTCATTGTATTTGAGTACCTTGGAAAGATGAAACTCCCTTCAGGAGTTTATGGTGCAAAGCGCTTACGGCATAAGCTTCATTACTGGTCCAAAATAGGTATTCAATCCAAGGTTGAAGAAATGGCACATTACCGCGGTATTCGTATCCGCAGAGTGAATGCAAAATATACTTCCGCGCTTGCATTTGACGGTTCCGGTGAAGTGAAACGAAATAATAAAAAAGACCTCGCCACATTTAAGAGTGGTAAGGTCTATCACGCAGATTTAAGTGCGTCTTATAATATTGGCGCACGTTATTTCGTGCGAGAAATTTTAAAATCCTTTTCTGAGAAGAAAAGGTTACGTTTGAAGGCAAAAGTCCCTTCGATCGTAGCTAGAACACGGCTGACATTGGCTTCATTAATTAGCTTACATCAGGCACTTAGCACCAAAGGTGCTTTAACTAAAGCGTGA
- the spoIIIAB gene encoding stage III sporulation protein SpoIIIAB — MEWIGALLFIGTTTWIGFEISNKLRDRPKHIRQLKNALQILEAEILYSQLPLRDAFDSIAKQLPDPTRTFFQDLAINLDENKTDLFSVWSQHMEMLNRISAIGKNEKEILNQFGRTLGQHDFNQQQKHIQLAVHHLDRELEEARDNEMKYSKMAKSLGVLSGLFIVLLLI, encoded by the coding sequence ATGGAGTGGATAGGAGCACTTCTATTCATCGGCACCACTACATGGATAGGTTTTGAAATTAGTAACAAACTGCGAGATCGTCCTAAACATATTCGTCAACTCAAAAACGCTCTGCAAATATTAGAGGCTGAAATCCTTTATAGTCAATTGCCACTTAGGGATGCATTTGACAGTATAGCAAAACAATTACCAGATCCTACGAGAACCTTTTTTCAGGACCTCGCAATTAATCTGGATGAAAATAAAACGGACTTGTTCAGTGTATGGAGTCAACATATGGAAATGCTTAACCGGATATCCGCAATTGGTAAGAATGAAAAAGAAATTCTTAACCAGTTTGGCCGGACACTCGGCCAGCATGACTTTAATCAGCAACAAAAGCATATTCAATTAGCTGTACATCATTTAGACCGCGAGTTGGAGGAAGCGCGGGATAATGAAATGAAATATAGTAAGATGGCCAAAAGCCTGGGCGTATTAAGTGGTTTATTCATTGTCCTTCTACTCATTTAG
- a CDS encoding Asp23/Gls24 family envelope stress response protein: MSEQPLLNVSEDSSLGTVEIAPEVIEIITGIASSEVEGISSMRGNFASGVVERFGKKSLSKGVKVELTEAGITIDLYVVLDFGVTIPKVAQELQTNIRQTLKSMTALEISEVNVHVVGIQMEMKENTENE, encoded by the coding sequence ATGAGTGAACAGCCTTTGTTAAATGTAAGTGAGGATAGTAGTTTGGGTACCGTTGAAATTGCTCCGGAAGTAATTGAAATTATTACCGGGATTGCATCATCAGAAGTGGAAGGCATTTCTTCTATGCGCGGAAACTTTGCTTCTGGAGTTGTCGAACGTTTTGGTAAAAAATCACTTAGTAAAGGTGTTAAGGTTGAGCTTACTGAAGCGGGGATTACAATTGATTTATACGTGGTATTGGATTTCGGTGTGACAATACCGAAAGTAGCGCAGGAGCTTCAAACGAATATTAGGCAGACATTAAAGAGTATGACAGCACTGGAAATTTCCGAAGTTAACGTTCATGTCGTCGGAATTCAGATGGAAATGAAAGAAAATACAGAAAATGAATAA
- a CDS encoding SpoIIIAH-like family protein: MLKKQTVWLLTMLSLMIVLSVYYMTSPDMEDQAFIDEGLKQNDDVVTTGEGTEGEANVEDIANVGQEDELFTSLRLEIQDSRSERKDRLADVVASSSATTEQKNEALNEMDVLDQLATKESVLEESILANTEYQDVLVRSNQDQVQINVKSGELTNQEVVQIMQMARDEFGEIPVNVYHQPKSE, from the coding sequence ATGTTGAAAAAACAAACTGTATGGTTACTAACAATGCTTAGCTTAATGATTGTACTAAGTGTTTACTACATGACATCGCCGGATATGGAAGACCAGGCATTTATTGACGAGGGACTTAAGCAAAATGATGATGTGGTTACTACAGGAGAAGGTACAGAGGGAGAGGCAAACGTTGAGGACATTGCAAATGTTGGACAAGAAGATGAGTTATTTACATCACTTCGTTTGGAAATTCAGGATTCACGCAGTGAAAGAAAGGACCGTCTGGCAGATGTCGTGGCATCAAGTTCAGCCACAACTGAGCAAAAGAATGAGGCCCTAAATGAAATGGATGTACTGGATCAACTTGCAACAAAAGAATCAGTTTTAGAAGAATCAATTTTAGCCAATACAGAGTATCAGGATGTACTGGTAAGATCTAACCAGGATCAGGTGCAAATTAATGTAAAGTCAGGCGAACTGACAAATCAGGAAGTCGTTCAAATTATGCAAATGGCACGTGATGAATTTGGTGAAATTCCAGTTAACGTTTATCACCAGCCAAAATCCGAATAA
- the spoIIIAG gene encoding stage III sporulation protein AG: protein MKEFIKRFFQNMDGKTKDKVPTKKSKYLIIIGVTGLLLIIIANVFSSSSPDEPAHEQTIGNTAVQQPETKPTLSNKKSTTSNVTDLEESYEKQLQELLEKIKGVSEVEIMVNLDSTKVKVYEKNLITGKQTTEETDKSGGTREIEDYSKETQVVLVRQGDKEVPLLIQTKKPEVRGVFVIAKGVDHATVKKWVVEAVSRVLDVPTHRVSVMSKS, encoded by the coding sequence TTGAAAGAGTTTATCAAAAGATTTTTCCAAAACATGGATGGAAAAACAAAAGACAAGGTGCCAACTAAAAAGAGTAAATATTTAATTATCATCGGGGTCACTGGATTACTATTAATCATTATCGCAAATGTCTTCTCCAGTTCGTCACCAGATGAACCAGCACATGAACAAACAATTGGCAACACTGCAGTACAGCAGCCGGAAACCAAACCAACCCTGAGTAATAAGAAGTCTACAACTTCAAACGTTACAGATTTGGAAGAGAGTTATGAGAAGCAATTACAGGAACTGCTTGAAAAAATTAAAGGGGTCTCAGAAGTTGAGATTATGGTAAACCTCGATTCAACCAAAGTAAAAGTCTATGAGAAAAACCTAATTACAGGAAAACAGACTACCGAGGAAACAGATAAGAGTGGTGGAACACGGGAAATCGAGGATTATTCCAAGGAAACACAGGTTGTATTGGTTCGTCAGGGTGATAAGGAAGTACCTCTTTTAATACAAACGAAAAAGCCTGAAGTTAGAGGAGTATTCGTTATCGCTAAAGGTGTTGACCATGCAACAGTAAAAAAATGGGTGGTTGAGGCCGTTTCAAGGGTGTTAGATGTTCCAACGCATAGAGTTTCAGTAATGTCAAAAAGTTAG
- the spoIIIAC gene encoding stage III sporulation protein AC, with the protein MLTDASILFQIAGIGIIVALIHTILKQMGKEEIAQFATLVGFIIVLIIVINGLADLFQQIKSVFLFQG; encoded by the coding sequence ATGCTTACGGATGCATCCATATTATTTCAAATAGCTGGAATCGGAATTATCGTAGCTTTAATTCACACCATTTTAAAACAGATGGGAAAAGAAGAAATTGCCCAGTTTGCAACGCTGGTTGGTTTTATTATTGTTCTCATCATTGTTATTAATGGTTTAGCCGATCTATTTCAACAGATTAAATCCGTATTCCTCTTTCAAGGATAG
- the spoIIIAD gene encoding stage III sporulation protein AD gives MDILQIVTLGIISSILFIILKDTHASIAYLLIILTGIVILSVIITQIGSVLKLIDSLGEKASIDGIYMETILKIIGIAYIAEIGANITRDAGLASIASKIELAGKVFILLLAVPIISAVIEAILNFLPVS, from the coding sequence ATGGACATATTACAGATTGTAACGTTGGGGATAATTTCAAGTATTTTATTTATTATTTTAAAAGATACACATGCTTCTATTGCTTATCTTTTAATCATTTTGACCGGAATCGTTATATTATCGGTAATTATTACCCAAATCGGTTCCGTATTAAAGTTAATTGACTCGCTAGGCGAAAAGGCCTCGATAGACGGCATTTATATGGAAACGATTCTTAAGATAATTGGAATTGCCTACATTGCTGAAATAGGCGCAAACATCACCCGTGACGCGGGACTTGCATCGATTGCTTCAAAGATCGAGCTTGCTGGGAAAGTATTCATTTTATTATTGGCAGTTCCGATCATTTCGGCGGTAATAGAAGCAATTCTGAACTTTTTACCAGTAAGCTAA
- the accC gene encoding acetyl-CoA carboxylase biotin carboxylase subunit, whose translation MIKKLLIANRGEIAVRIIRACKEMDIETVAVYSEADKESLHVQLADEAYCIGPTASKDSYLNFTNIMSVATLTKVDAIHPGYGFLAENADFAEICDACNIIFVGPSAQSIQKMGIKDVARETMKAADVPIVPGSEGIIANEEEAKKVADEIGYPVIIKATAGGGGKGIRVAQNQEELIKGIRVTQKEAETAFGNPGVYLEKFIEDFRHVEIQILADKHGNVVYLGERDCTIQRRLQKLIEESPSPAITEDIRKKMGEASVKAAKAVNYVGAGTIEYIFDRKSKSFYFMEMNTRIQVEHPVTEMVTGIDLIKEQIKVANNEKLSFGQKDITYDGWAIECRINAENPFKNFMPSPGKIEMYLPPGGFGVRIDSAAYPGYSIPPYYDSMIAKLIAYGSTREDALNRMKRALDEFVVDGIHTTIPFQRLIMEHEVFENGDFNTKFLEEHPILEKK comes from the coding sequence GTGATTAAAAAACTGTTAATTGCTAACAGAGGAGAAATAGCCGTACGAATTATCCGTGCGTGCAAGGAAATGGACATTGAAACTGTGGCTGTTTATTCTGAGGCTGATAAAGAGTCATTACATGTCCAATTAGCCGATGAAGCCTATTGTATAGGGCCGACCGCCAGTAAAGACAGTTACTTGAATTTTACAAATATCATGAGTGTTGCAACATTAACAAAGGTGGATGCGATCCATCCAGGTTATGGCTTTCTTGCAGAAAATGCCGATTTTGCAGAAATTTGCGATGCCTGCAATATTATCTTTGTCGGTCCGTCCGCTCAATCTATCCAAAAGATGGGAATAAAAGATGTTGCGCGGGAAACGATGAAGGCGGCTGATGTTCCAATTGTACCTGGTTCAGAAGGCATTATTGCAAATGAAGAAGAGGCGAAAAAGGTTGCCGATGAAATAGGCTATCCTGTAATAATTAAGGCGACTGCCGGTGGTGGCGGAAAAGGTATCCGGGTCGCACAAAATCAGGAAGAATTAATAAAAGGGATTCGTGTAACTCAAAAAGAAGCAGAGACTGCTTTTGGTAACCCCGGCGTTTACTTAGAAAAATTTATTGAGGATTTCCGTCACGTTGAAATTCAGATTCTTGCCGACAAACACGGTAATGTTGTTTATTTAGGTGAACGTGATTGTACAATTCAGCGCCGATTACAAAAATTGATTGAAGAATCACCTTCTCCTGCAATTACAGAGGACATACGAAAAAAAATGGGAGAAGCCTCTGTGAAGGCAGCTAAAGCCGTTAATTATGTTGGTGCTGGAACAATTGAATATATTTTTGACCGTAAAAGCAAATCATTTTATTTTATGGAAATGAATACCCGTATCCAAGTGGAACATCCGGTTACAGAAATGGTGACAGGAATTGATTTAATTAAAGAACAAATTAAAGTAGCAAACAACGAGAAATTGTCGTTCGGTCAAAAGGATATTACGTATGATGGTTGGGCAATTGAATGTCGGATTAATGCAGAAAATCCATTTAAGAATTTCATGCCATCACCAGGGAAAATTGAAATGTACCTACCACCTGGTGGATTTGGAGTAAGAATTGATTCGGCTGCATATCCCGGATATTCCATTCCGCCATATTACGATTCGATGATTGCAAAATTAATCGCCTATGGTTCGACAAGGGAAGATGCATTAAATCGTATGAAGCGGGCACTTGACGAATTTGTCGTAGATGGAATTCATACGACAATTCCTTTCCAGCGTTTAATCATGGAACATGAAGTGTTTGAAAACGGAGACTTTAATACGAAGTTTTTAGAAGAACACCCTATTTTGGAAAAAAAGTAA
- the spoIIIAE gene encoding stage III sporulation protein AE, with amino-acid sequence MGCSKCFVIIAVIIVILSFAGTVSASTSTPITEIETDVLDKVSLEGIQQHWNKLIGEYGGYLPALEKSSLYEFIKSNGDFSVKNTVLGLGEYLFHEIIVNGKLLGMLLMLTLFSVLLQTMHTAFEKSMVSKIAYFTVYLVLLFIAVNSFYLVFSYTKDAIDAMSSFLIALLPLILGLMATFGSLITVSFFHPIIIFLIFASGVLVSNFILPLLFLSALLLIVSSLTDSYKVTHLASLLKSVSLGVLGVFLTIFLGVLSVQGAASAIQDGVAMKTAKFITGNFIPIVGRTFTDAADTILSASLLLKNSVGIVGLIVIVLIALFPALKIFAIAFIYKIAAAVLQPIGDGPIITSLNVISKHIMYILASLIAVTLMFFLAIVILVVAGNITLMLR; translated from the coding sequence ATGGGATGTTCTAAATGTTTTGTAATTATTGCAGTTATCATTGTCATTCTATCGTTTGCAGGCACTGTTTCAGCATCCACATCCACACCAATTACGGAGATCGAAACGGATGTCCTTGACAAGGTGTCATTAGAAGGTATTCAGCAGCATTGGAATAAATTAATTGGTGAGTATGGTGGATATTTACCGGCCCTTGAAAAATCAAGTTTATATGAGTTTATAAAAAGCAATGGAGACTTCTCTGTAAAGAACACCGTACTAGGGCTAGGAGAATATTTATTTCATGAAATAATTGTAAACGGAAAACTGTTGGGGATGTTGCTTATGTTGACCTTGTTTTCCGTTTTATTACAAACGATGCATACTGCCTTTGAGAAAAGTATGGTCAGTAAAATAGCTTACTTTACAGTCTATCTTGTTTTATTATTTATTGCGGTAAATAGTTTTTATTTGGTCTTTTCCTATACTAAAGACGCGATCGATGCAATGAGTAGCTTTTTAATTGCTTTGCTGCCATTAATTCTTGGTTTAATGGCTACATTTGGCAGTTTGATAACCGTTTCCTTTTTTCACCCAATTATCATATTTTTAATTTTTGCTAGCGGGGTGCTTGTTTCCAATTTTATATTGCCCTTATTGTTTCTATCCGCCTTATTGCTGATAGTCTCAAGTTTGACTGACAGCTATAAAGTTACCCATTTAGCGAGTTTACTTAAATCCGTCAGTTTAGGAGTATTGGGTGTATTTTTAACAATATTCTTAGGCGTGTTATCCGTCCAGGGGGCTGCCAGTGCCATTCAGGATGGGGTGGCAATGAAAACGGCCAAGTTCATTACCGGAAACTTTATTCCAATTGTTGGAAGAACCTTTACGGATGCAGCGGATACGATTCTGAGTGCTTCATTGTTATTGAAAAACTCAGTTGGGATTGTTGGGCTAATCGTGATTGTGCTCATAGCTCTTTTCCCAGCACTAAAAATATTCGCGATAGCTTTTATCTATAAAATTGCTGCAGCAGTTTTACAGCCTATAGGGGATGGACCCATCATAACGAGTCTTAATGTAATTAGTAAACACATCATGTATATTCTCGCGTCATTAATAGCCGTCACCCTTATGTTCTTCCTGGCAATAGTAATCCTAGTTGTGGCTGGTAATATAACGTTAATGCTCAGGTAG
- the accB gene encoding acetyl-CoA carboxylase biotin carboxyl carrier protein, which produces MLKVQEIREIIKLIDQSTINEFTYELDGAKVSMKKTSDGEVIQIPQQTVNKTEQPKQVQEVEQTAPKEEKVESSAPAVENPANQEAKKDYDYEIVSPMVGTLYSAESPEKDPYVQTGSKVANDTVVCIVEAMKLFNEIEAEVSGEIVEILVEDGELVEYGQPLFRVKAK; this is translated from the coding sequence ATGTTAAAAGTTCAAGAGATTCGCGAAATAATTAAACTAATTGATCAGTCAACCATCAACGAATTCACGTATGAATTAGATGGTGCTAAAGTATCTATGAAGAAAACTAGTGATGGTGAAGTTATTCAAATACCACAGCAAACTGTGAATAAAACCGAACAGCCAAAACAAGTACAGGAAGTAGAACAAACTGCTCCAAAAGAAGAAAAAGTGGAAAGCTCAGCTCCTGCTGTGGAAAACCCGGCTAATCAGGAGGCAAAAAAAGATTACGACTATGAAATTGTATCACCAATGGTAGGAACCCTATATAGTGCAGAGTCTCCGGAAAAAGATCCATATGTACAAACCGGAAGCAAGGTTGCAAATGATACGGTAGTCTGTATTGTGGAGGCAATGAAATTATTTAATGAAATCGAAGCCGAAGTAAGTGGAGAAATCGTTGAGATTTTAGTGGAAGATGGAGAGCTAGTTGAATATGGTCAACCACTATTTAGAGTAAAGGCTAAATAA
- the tnpA gene encoding IS200/IS605 family transposase, translating into MHYNKNRHAAYKLTYHLVVSTKYRHPVISEPIKKRLEEVAHNLFSKWNCDIIEFNSEEDHLHILFDAPPQINLANSINSFKTVSSRYIRKEFADFLSSYYWKPYFWNRSYLILTTGGAPLEMIKKYIQDQNIKTAKANPH; encoded by the coding sequence ATGCATTATAACAAAAATAGACACGCTGCTTATAAGCTAACATATCATTTAGTTGTTTCCACGAAATATAGACATCCAGTTATTTCAGAACCAATAAAAAAGCGACTCGAAGAAGTCGCCCATAATCTATTTTCTAAATGGAATTGTGACATTATTGAATTTAATAGCGAGGAAGATCATCTACACATTTTATTTGATGCACCTCCGCAAATCAATCTGGCAAATTCCATTAATAGCTTTAAAACAGTTTCTTCTAGATATATCAGAAAAGAGTTTGCAGATTTCCTTAGCTCTTATTATTGGAAGCCCTACTTTTGGAACAGAAGTTATTTGATTCTAACAACTGGTGGTGCTCCATTGGAGATGATAAAAAAATATATCCAAGATCAAAATATCAAGACCGCGAAGGCTAACCCCCACTAA
- the spoIIIAF gene encoding stage III sporulation protein AF: MDAIVQWITQIIIFMLLATIVELLIPATSMKKYIKLVIALILILIFLKPIFYLFHIDVKEALTASYERLENYNADEKDMKSLIEFQKNEIQDKQSAYIEEQMAVQLIDLAKTPLLESYQAAITNIEFSFASEKTPTRKEFEDLEEVIVYIKHAEESEEGVNIVDEVVINTNTPKRNKDSPELEEIENLLRDVWEIENKEVTVIWKGGTT, translated from the coding sequence ATGGATGCCATCGTCCAATGGATCACGCAAATAATTATCTTTATGCTTCTCGCAACGATTGTCGAATTACTGATTCCCGCAACATCCATGAAAAAATATATAAAGTTGGTGATTGCACTAATTTTAATCCTGATTTTTTTGAAACCTATTTTTTATTTATTTCATATAGATGTTAAAGAAGCCCTAACCGCTTCGTATGAAAGGCTTGAAAACTATAATGCAGATGAGAAAGATATGAAAAGTTTAATAGAATTTCAAAAAAATGAAATACAAGACAAACAATCTGCATATATTGAAGAACAAATGGCTGTCCAACTTATTGATCTTGCTAAGACCCCTTTACTAGAATCCTATCAAGCAGCAATTACCAACATTGAGTTTTCATTTGCATCAGAAAAAACACCAACGCGTAAAGAATTTGAGGATTTGGAGGAAGTCATTGTTTATATAAAACATGCAGAAGAAAGTGAGGAGGGTGTAAACATTGTAGATGAAGTAGTTATTAACACAAACACTCCAAAACGTAATAAGGACAGCCCAGAATTAGAAGAAATAGAAAACCTGTTACGGGATGTATGGGAAATTGAAAATAAAGAGGTAACTGTCATTTGGAAGGGGGGGACAACTTGA